A genomic stretch from Shewanella sediminis HAW-EB3 includes:
- the dapE gene encoding succinyl-diaminopimelate desuccinylase, which produces MSQDVLTLAQDLISRESVTPLDEGCQQLMADRLSAKGFDIESMVFDDTTNMWARRGNSGPLFCFAGHTDVVPVGDLNRWHTPPFDPVVIDGYLHGRGAADMKGSLAAMLVATERFVEKHPDHNGSIAFLITSDEEGPFINGTTRVIDTLEARNEKITWALVGEPSSTHKLGDIVKNGRRGSLTGNLTVNGIQGHVAYPHLADNPIHNAAPALDELARMKWDNGNEFFPPTSFQIANINGGTGASNVIPGSLEVMFNFRYSTEVTAEELIKRVLNILDAHGLDYDISWTFNGLPFLTGEGPLLDATRDAIKQVTGTDTDPQTSGGTSDGRFIAPTGAHVIELGPVNATIHKVNECVKVADLEQLALCYEVILEKLLC; this is translated from the coding sequence ATGAGTCAGGACGTATTAACGCTTGCCCAAGATCTTATCTCTCGTGAGTCTGTCACTCCCTTAGATGAAGGCTGCCAACAACTGATGGCCGACCGATTGAGTGCCAAAGGCTTCGATATCGAATCCATGGTCTTTGATGATACAACCAACATGTGGGCGAGACGTGGTAATAGCGGGCCTCTATTCTGTTTTGCGGGTCACACCGATGTGGTTCCCGTGGGCGATCTGAATCGCTGGCATACCCCTCCTTTCGATCCTGTCGTTATCGATGGATACCTTCACGGTCGAGGCGCCGCAGATATGAAAGGCTCACTCGCTGCCATGTTGGTTGCCACCGAGCGTTTTGTAGAGAAGCACCCGGATCATAACGGATCAATTGCCTTTTTAATTACCAGTGACGAAGAGGGGCCATTTATCAATGGGACAACTCGGGTCATTGATACACTTGAGGCCCGTAACGAGAAAATAACCTGGGCACTAGTCGGTGAGCCCTCTTCCACCCATAAGCTGGGTGATATCGTTAAAAATGGCCGCAGAGGAAGTCTGACAGGCAACTTAACGGTTAACGGTATCCAAGGCCATGTTGCATATCCTCACCTTGCCGATAATCCAATTCACAACGCAGCCCCAGCCCTCGATGAGTTAGCCCGCATGAAGTGGGATAATGGCAATGAGTTTTTCCCGCCAACCAGTTTCCAAATAGCCAATATCAACGGTGGTACCGGCGCATCAAATGTTATTCCGGGTTCACTGGAGGTCATGTTTAACTTCCGCTACTCGACAGAAGTGACCGCTGAAGAGTTGATTAAGCGAGTGCTCAACATACTCGATGCCCATGGACTGGATTATGACATTAGTTGGACCTTCAATGGCCTCCCTTTCCTCACCGGAGAGGGCCCACTACTCGATGCAACGAGAGACGCGATAAAACAAGTGACGGGCACTGATACCGACCCTCAAACCTCTGGTGGCACTTCCGATGGGCGCTTTATCGCACCGACAGGCGCACATGTCATCGAACTTGGCCCTGTCAATGCGACCATTCACAAAGTGAACGAGTGTGTAAAAGTCGCCGATCTCGAACAACTCGCCCTTTGTTATGAAGTCATTTTGGAAAAGCTACTTTGCTAA
- a CDS encoding M15 family metallopeptidase: MPTTSPYGLVHADLVDYQGHLLEAETAKALEKMAQAASLDGIKIKVCSGYRDFSRQLKIWNDKARGKRTVLDKDSQPIELNQKSDKEIVDLIMLWSALPGTSRHHWGTDIDVYDENGIERTQLQLVSSEYTSSGPCGKLHRWLVKHAGDFGFYFPFQEGLSGVSAEPWHLSYYPVSSDILRAFDVDALKQILNDAELELKAEVMVRIESLVNEYVYTIAPPPNQL, from the coding sequence ATGCCGACGACATCACCTTATGGCCTTGTACATGCTGATTTAGTTGACTATCAAGGCCATCTTTTAGAAGCTGAAACCGCTAAAGCCCTCGAGAAGATGGCGCAGGCGGCGAGCCTGGATGGGATAAAAATCAAGGTTTGCTCCGGCTACCGCGACTTTTCCAGACAGTTGAAAATCTGGAACGATAAAGCTCGGGGTAAACGAACAGTCCTCGACAAAGACTCACAACCCATCGAGTTAAATCAAAAGAGTGATAAAGAGATCGTAGATCTCATCATGCTCTGGTCTGCTCTGCCCGGCACATCCAGGCATCATTGGGGCACTGATATCGATGTTTATGATGAAAATGGCATCGAACGTACTCAATTACAGCTGGTCTCCTCCGAATATACCTCTTCCGGACCCTGTGGGAAGCTGCATCGCTGGCTGGTTAAACACGCCGGGGATTTTGGCTTCTATTTTCCCTTCCAGGAAGGCTTAAGTGGTGTCAGTGCCGAACCTTGGCATCTGAGTTATTACCCTGTCTCATCTGACATTCTCAGAGCGTTCGATGTTGACGCATTAAAGCAAATTCTGAATGATGCTGAGCTCGAACTTAAAGCCGAGGTCATGGTGAGAATTGAATCTCTTGTCAACGAGTACGTCTATACTATTGCTCCTCCACCCAATCAACTATAA
- a CDS encoding alpha/beta fold hydrolase — MNFSSYRNQITVDNKCLNYLDIGDGPVLLFGHSYLWDSQMWAPQLAHLSRHYRCIVPDLWGHGHSDPIPDSTHSLQHIADQMLTLMDTLKVETFSVIGLSVGGMWGAELALKAPTRVTTLVMMGCFIGFEPEVSRTKYYNMLDIIKASQGVPAPLIEQIAPLFFAKNAAQNTPELFAHFKQSLAELKPELVETLFRLGKIIFGRRDTMEEVEKLTLPCLIMTGLEDSVRPVLEGYLMHDAIDGSEYIHIPNAGHISSLEQPEFINEQLTNFLNKHLKP, encoded by the coding sequence ATGAATTTTTCTTCCTATCGAAATCAGATCACAGTAGATAACAAATGTCTTAATTATTTAGATATCGGCGATGGCCCGGTGCTTTTATTCGGTCATAGTTATCTTTGGGACTCACAGATGTGGGCGCCTCAACTCGCTCACCTTTCCCGCCATTATCGTTGTATTGTTCCCGATCTATGGGGTCATGGTCATTCAGACCCTATTCCTGACAGCACGCACTCCCTACAGCATATTGCCGATCAGATGCTCACTCTCATGGATACCTTGAAGGTAGAGACGTTCTCGGTCATTGGCTTGTCTGTAGGAGGCATGTGGGGCGCGGAACTGGCCTTAAAAGCACCTACACGAGTCACCACGCTCGTGATGATGGGCTGCTTTATTGGCTTTGAGCCCGAAGTATCGCGCACCAAGTACTACAATATGCTCGATATCATTAAGGCCAGTCAGGGTGTTCCCGCGCCTTTAATCGAACAGATCGCACCACTGTTTTTTGCTAAAAATGCGGCTCAAAATACCCCCGAATTGTTTGCTCACTTCAAACAATCTCTTGCAGAGTTAAAACCTGAACTCGTCGAAACACTATTTAGATTAGGCAAGATCATCTTCGGCAGACGAGATACCATGGAAGAGGTAGAAAAGCTCACCCTTCCCTGTTTAATTATGACAGGTCTCGAAGACAGTGTACGTCCGGTTCTCGAGGGATACTTGATGCATGACGCCATAGATGGCAGTGAATATATTCATATTCCTAATGCGGGGCATATCTCTAGCCTGGAGCAGCCAGAGTTTATCAATGAACAGCTCACTAATTTTCTAAATAAACATCTCAAGCCTTAA
- the can gene encoding carbonate dehydratase: MKILTPLFENNRRWAERIVKETPDFFEQLATQQNPEYLWIGCSDSRVPSNQIIDLMPGEVFVHRNIANMVIHTDLNCLSVLQYAVEVLKVKHIMVVGHYGCGGVKASMGNERLGLIDNWLGHIRDIHRLHSNELDKLEGEEKFDRLCELNVIEQVGNVCSTNIVQDAWARGENVSVHGWIYSIENGLLSDLDVTVDNEKFKPQV; this comes from the coding sequence ATGAAAATACTAACTCCCCTTTTTGAGAATAATCGCCGCTGGGCTGAACGTATCGTTAAAGAGACACCTGATTTTTTTGAACAGCTCGCGACTCAACAAAACCCTGAATATCTCTGGATCGGTTGCTCAGACAGCCGCGTTCCTTCCAACCAGATCATCGACTTAATGCCCGGTGAAGTGTTTGTTCATCGAAATATTGCCAACATGGTGATCCACACAGATTTAAACTGCTTATCGGTACTGCAATATGCCGTAGAAGTCCTCAAAGTTAAACATATCATGGTGGTTGGACACTATGGCTGTGGTGGAGTTAAGGCTTCTATGGGGAACGAACGACTCGGGCTTATCGACAACTGGCTCGGCCATATCAGAGATATTCACCGCCTTCACAGTAATGAGCTGGATAAGCTTGAGGGTGAAGAGAAGTTTGATCGTCTCTGCGAGCTAAACGTCATCGAACAGGTCGGCAATGTCTGTAGCACCAATATAGTACAAGATGCCTGGGCCAGAGGGGAGAATGTATCCGTTCATGGCTGGATCTATAGTATCGAGAACGGACTACTCTCAGATCTAGATGTGACTGTCGATAACGAAAAATTTAAACCCCAAGTTTAG
- the kdnA gene encoding 8-amino-3,8-dideoxy-alpha-D-manno-octulosonate transaminase KdnA, giving the protein MPGFELFGPEEKQEVADVMENGFTFRYNFDHMRNDRWKTREMEQLLCEKMNVNHAHLLSSGTAALQTALAAAGIGAGDEVIVPPFTFVASVEAVFMAGAVPVFAEIDETLCLSPEGIEAAITPRTKAVNLVHMCGSMGKLDEIKAVCEKHDLVLLEDACQAIGGTYKGQALGTIGDVGCYSFDSVKTITCGEGGAVITNSETIYKNSHMFSDHGHDHVGNDRGAEDHPIMGLNFRISEMNSAMGLAQLRKLDTIIDIQRKNKNTIKNGIKDIAELSFRELPDAEGDSAGFLTFMMPTEERTIEINKKLAENGVDGCFYWYVNNWHYLSNWKHIQELKSCSALPITLIEDRPDYTNVSVPKSDAIMSRTISMLIKLSWTEEEIAQRIENIKKAFA; this is encoded by the coding sequence ATGCCTGGTTTTGAATTATTTGGTCCTGAAGAGAAGCAGGAAGTTGCAGATGTAATGGAGAACGGTTTCACCTTCCGTTATAACTTCGATCATATGCGTAATGATCGTTGGAAGACGCGTGAAATGGAGCAGTTGTTGTGTGAAAAGATGAATGTTAATCACGCGCACCTTCTATCAAGCGGTACTGCAGCTCTTCAAACGGCACTTGCCGCTGCAGGTATTGGTGCCGGAGACGAAGTCATCGTTCCTCCTTTCACTTTCGTCGCCTCTGTAGAAGCCGTATTTATGGCTGGTGCGGTGCCCGTTTTTGCTGAGATCGATGAGACTCTCTGTTTGTCTCCAGAAGGTATTGAAGCCGCCATCACACCACGTACTAAGGCGGTTAACTTAGTTCATATGTGTGGTTCTATGGGCAAGCTTGACGAGATTAAGGCCGTATGTGAAAAACATGACCTTGTTCTTTTAGAAGATGCCTGTCAGGCAATTGGTGGCACCTATAAAGGTCAGGCATTGGGTACTATCGGTGACGTAGGTTGCTACTCATTCGATTCGGTAAAAACCATCACCTGTGGTGAAGGCGGCGCTGTGATCACGAACAGCGAAACCATCTACAAAAACTCTCACATGTTCTCAGACCATGGTCATGACCATGTTGGTAACGATCGTGGCGCCGAAGATCACCCCATTATGGGCTTGAACTTCCGTATCTCTGAGATGAACTCAGCAATGGGTCTTGCTCAACTGCGTAAACTCGATACCATTATCGATATTCAACGTAAAAACAAAAACACCATCAAAAATGGCATAAAAGATATCGCTGAACTCTCTTTCCGCGAACTACCAGATGCCGAAGGTGATTCAGCGGGTTTCCTGACCTTTATGATGCCAACCGAAGAACGTACCATAGAGATCAACAAGAAGCTGGCTGAAAATGGCGTCGACGGTTGCTTCTACTGGTATGTAAACAACTGGCATTACCTAAGTAATTGGAAACACATTCAAGAACTCAAGTCTTGCTCTGCCCTGCCAATCACATTAATTGAAGACCGTCCTGACTATACTAACGTGTCGGTACCAAAATCTGATGCGATCATGAGCCGAACTATCTCTATGTTGATCAAGCTGTCTTGGACTGAAGAAGAGATCGCACAGCGTATTGAGAATATTAAGAAAGCCTTTGCTTAA
- the kdnB gene encoding 3-deoxy-alpha-D-manno-octulosonate 8-oxidase KdnB, with product MSFKNFKCVPKMIFGRGSFADLDKVLGEERKAEEDFVVFLVDDVHQDKPLGGRVPVKAHDLLIYVNVDDEPTTKQVDALTEQVQAFSKNQPVSVVGLGGGSTLDLAKAVSLMLTNPGGSAMYQGWDLIKNPAIHHIGIPTVSGTGAEASRTAVLCGPVRKLGLNSDYTVFDQIIMDSELIAGVPTDQWFYTGMDCYIHCVESLEGTYLNEFAKAFAEKSMDLCREVYIDDHAEKADKLMMASYMGGMSIAYSQVGACHAVSYGLGYVLGYHHGIGNCLAFDVLEEFYPEGVAEFRKMMIKHNIVLPKNICKDLPDETIAKMVAVTKSMGPLWDNVYGEGWEEKVTDEMLTKLFRRI from the coding sequence ATGAGTTTTAAAAATTTCAAATGCGTACCCAAAATGATTTTTGGTCGTGGTTCATTTGCCGACCTTGATAAAGTCTTGGGCGAAGAACGTAAAGCAGAAGAAGATTTCGTCGTATTTCTTGTCGATGATGTGCATCAGGACAAGCCACTGGGTGGCCGTGTTCCGGTAAAAGCTCATGATCTGCTTATCTATGTCAACGTTGACGACGAGCCAACGACTAAGCAAGTCGATGCCTTAACTGAACAAGTTCAAGCTTTCAGCAAAAATCAGCCAGTCAGTGTTGTGGGACTGGGCGGCGGTTCGACACTGGATTTAGCAAAAGCCGTTTCGCTGATGCTAACTAACCCAGGTGGCTCAGCGATGTACCAAGGTTGGGACCTGATTAAGAACCCGGCTATTCACCATATCGGTATACCAACTGTCTCCGGTACGGGTGCTGAAGCGTCTCGTACTGCCGTGCTTTGTGGTCCTGTTCGTAAGCTGGGTCTAAACTCAGACTACACAGTATTTGATCAGATCATCATGGACTCAGAGCTCATTGCCGGTGTGCCAACCGATCAATGGTTCTACACCGGTATGGATTGCTATATTCACTGTGTTGAGTCACTGGAAGGGACTTACCTCAACGAATTTGCCAAGGCTTTCGCTGAAAAATCGATGGATCTATGTCGTGAAGTCTACATCGACGATCATGCTGAAAAAGCCGATAAGTTGATGATGGCCTCCTATATGGGCGGAATGAGTATCGCGTATAGCCAGGTCGGTGCCTGTCATGCCGTCTCTTATGGTCTGGGCTATGTCTTAGGCTACCATCATGGTATCGGTAACTGTCTTGCCTTCGATGTACTCGAAGAGTTCTACCCTGAAGGCGTTGCAGAGTTCCGTAAGATGATGATTAAGCACAACATCGTGCTCCCGAAGAACATCTGTAAAGATCTTCCCGATGAAACGATCGCTAAGATGGTCGCCGTGACTAAGAGCATGGGACCACTTTGGGATAACGTTTATGGCGAAGGTTGGGAAGAGAAAGTGACCGACGAGATGCTGACTAAACTGTTCCGCCGCATCTAG
- the kdsB gene encoding 8-amino-3,8-dideoxy-manno-octulosonate cytidylyltransferase KdsB, with product MNVTLLIPARYGSSRFPGKPLAPINGKPMIQHVYERASLAKGLTAIYVATDDDRIKDAVEGFGGKVVMTSPDAASGTDRIEDAITQLGLKDDDLVVNLQGDQPLIDPISIEQIISLFERHPGEFGMATLGFEITEKCELDDPKHVKMVFDNEFNALYFSRARIPFGRDTNDYPVYKHLGVYAYTRSFISTFAKLPLGRLEDLEKLEQLRALEHGYKIKVAISAFDSPEVDTPEDIRVCESRLAVD from the coding sequence ATGAACGTAACTCTGTTAATCCCAGCTCGCTATGGCTCAAGCCGTTTCCCTGGCAAGCCTTTGGCGCCGATTAACGGTAAGCCAATGATCCAGCATGTTTATGAACGTGCATCTTTGGCAAAAGGCTTAACCGCTATCTACGTTGCAACCGATGATGACCGCATTAAAGACGCTGTCGAAGGATTCGGTGGGAAAGTAGTCATGACGAGTCCTGACGCCGCTTCTGGTACAGATCGTATCGAAGATGCCATTACGCAATTAGGCCTGAAAGATGATGATCTTGTGGTTAACCTGCAAGGCGATCAGCCCTTAATCGACCCCATCTCTATCGAGCAGATAATCAGCCTGTTTGAACGCCATCCAGGAGAATTTGGAATGGCAACCTTAGGATTTGAGATCACTGAAAAATGTGAACTCGACGATCCTAAGCACGTTAAAATGGTATTCGATAACGAGTTTAATGCACTCTATTTTTCTCGTGCACGTATCCCGTTCGGCAGAGATACCAACGACTATCCTGTTTATAAGCATTTAGGTGTCTACGCTTACACCAGAAGTTTTATCTCTACATTTGCTAAGTTACCCCTCGGACGTTTAGAAGATTTAGAAAAACTTGAGCAACTCAGAGCGCTCGAACATGGCTATAAAATCAAGGTCGCTATCAGTGCTTTTGATTCTCCGGAAGTTGATACCCCCGAAGATATTCGAGTCTGTGAGTCTCGTTTAGCGGTCGATTAA
- a CDS encoding DUF2897 family protein: MSDLETWLIIILVIGVIASNLAVLKYSTKYKMPQFGKDHKVKPKSKLKDEANKAEKLSENNSDKDADLASSDKHNTDN, translated from the coding sequence ATGTCAGATCTTGAAACCTGGCTCATCATCATCTTAGTGATTGGTGTGATTGCAAGTAACCTTGCAGTCTTGAAATACAGTACCAAATATAAGATGCCTCAATTTGGCAAGGACCATAAAGTTAAGCCAAAATCTAAACTTAAAGATGAGGCCAATAAAGCTGAAAAGCTCAGCGAAAACAACTCTGACAAAGACGCAGATCTTGCCTCATCAGACAAGCACAATACTGACAACTAG
- a CDS encoding TIGR00730 family Rossman fold protein → MIDDFKGDESWRLFRIIAEFTEGIDALSDLGFAISIFGSARVTPDNIYYEKAEQLARRLAQEGFATITGGGPGIMEAGNKGANENQAKSVGLNIDLPMEQSPNPYQNISLNYRYFFARKVMFVKHSMGYVCMPGGFGTFDEFFEALTLLQTNKIYPIPIVLYGTDFWQGLLDWMAAQPLKHGLISPEDLELLTVTDDIEEVISIMVQHRKYKMLKIRRAKTVYYPEN, encoded by the coding sequence ATGATTGATGATTTCAAAGGCGATGAGTCATGGCGTCTATTCAGAATTATCGCAGAGTTTACCGAAGGCATTGATGCCCTCTCAGATCTAGGCTTTGCCATATCGATTTTTGGTTCAGCGAGGGTCACTCCCGACAACATCTATTATGAAAAAGCGGAGCAGCTCGCACGGCGTTTAGCCCAAGAGGGGTTTGCCACCATCACAGGTGGCGGTCCTGGAATTATGGAGGCGGGTAATAAAGGAGCCAATGAAAATCAGGCTAAATCGGTTGGGCTGAACATAGATCTCCCCATGGAGCAGTCACCTAACCCCTATCAAAATATCTCCCTGAATTATCGCTATTTTTTTGCCAGAAAAGTCATGTTTGTCAAACACTCCATGGGGTATGTCTGTATGCCAGGAGGGTTTGGCACCTTCGATGAGTTCTTTGAAGCTCTGACCTTATTGCAGACCAATAAAATCTACCCCATACCCATCGTGCTTTACGGCACTGATTTTTGGCAGGGACTATTAGACTGGATGGCGGCTCAACCCCTTAAACATGGCCTCATCTCACCGGAAGATCTGGAGTTGCTCACAGTAACCGATGATATTGAAGAGGTGATATCTATCATGGTGCAACATAGAAAGTATAAGATGCTGAAAATAAGGCGTGCCAAAACGGTCTATTATCCTGAAAACTAG